A genomic segment from Leopardus geoffroyi isolate Oge1 chromosome A2, O.geoffroyi_Oge1_pat1.0, whole genome shotgun sequence encodes:
- the ITIH4 gene encoding inter-alpha-trypsin inhibitor heavy chain H4 isoform X5, producing MKTSAPGRACGIATVLLSLLAVLHTSTPQKNDIDIYSLTVDSRVSSRFAHTVVTSRVVNKANVVQEATFQVELPKRAFITNFSMIIDGVTYPGNIKEKAAAQEQYSTAVARGESAGLIKATGRKMEQFQVSVNVAPSAKVTFELVYEELLKRRLEVYELLLKVQPQQLVKHLQMDIHIFEPQGISFLETESTFMTNELADALTISRNKTKAHIRFKPTLSQQKSPGQEDTVLNGNFIIRYDVNRTLSGGSIQIENGYFVHYFAPEGLPTIPKNVIFVIDKSGSMLGRKIQQTREALIKILDDLSPRDQFNLISFSGDATQWKPLLVPASAEDVNQARRYVAGIQAQGGTNINDAMLMAVQLLSDANRQELLPAGSVSLIILLTDGDPTVGETNPARIQKNVQEAIAGQYSLFCLGFGFDVSYAFLEKMALDNGGLARRIYEDSDSALQLEDFYQEVANPLLTAVTFEYPSNAVEEVSQDNFRLLFKGSEIVVAGKLQDQSPDVLSAKVRGHLHMQNITFQTEIRVAEKEEEFQSPKYIFHSFMERLWAYLTIQQLLEKMILASDAEKQALQTRALNLSLQYSFVTPLTSMVVTKPEGEERSEVAEKPVETENKRKYFHLGLPLSRFHTMGDRRSRLTAGPSGKAPGNPGRIGPQRPVHSPSHHLTYQRVRDLLLPDMLLAPSTPDEVDLRIKARGPAIPSDTMTHRHQERKPSGSSADTSQPAKTGSPPAPIQAPPVILTLPGQSVNPLCVDIKHSQGPMNLLSDPDQGVEVTGQYETEKAQFSWIEVTFKNPQLQVRASPEHVVVTRNRRNSAYKWKETLFSVTPGLNMTMDKAGLLLLSSPDKVTIGLLPWDGPGEGLRLLLRDTDRFSSHVGGTLGQFYQGVLWGPPAAADDSRRTLSVQGRDYSATRLLKLDYQEGSPGTEISCWSVEL from the exons ATGAAGACTTCAGCCCCTGGCCGCGCCTGTGGCATCGCGACGGTCCTGCTCTCGCTGCTGGCTGTCCTTCacacctccaccccccaaaaG AATGACATTGACATCTACAGCCTCACCGTGGACTCCAGGGTCTCATCCAGATTTGCCCACACAGTCGTCACCAGCAGGGTGGTCAACAAGGCCAATGTTGTACAGGAGGCCACCTTCCAGGTGGAGCTGCCCAAGAGAGCCTTCATCACCAACTTCTCCAT GATCATCGACGGTGTGACTTACCCCGGGAACATCAAGGAGAAGGCTGCAGCCCAGGAGCAGTACAGCACGGCCGTGGCCAGGGGAGAGAGTGCTGGCCTCATCAA GGCCACCGGAAGAAAGATGGAGCAGTTCCAGGTGTCAGTCAATGTGGCTCCCTCTGCCAAGGTCACCTTCGAGCTAGTGTATGAGGAGCTGCTCAAACGGCGTCTGGAAGTGTATGAGCTGCTGCTGAAAGTCCAGCCCCAGCAGCTGGTCAAGCATCTGCAG ATGGACATTCACATCTTTGAGCCTCAGGGCATCAGCTTTCTGGAGACAGAGAGCACCTTCATGACCAACGAACTGGCAGATGCCCTCACCATCTCACGGAACAAGACCAAG GCTCACATCCGATTCAAGCCCACACTCTCCCAGCAAAAGTCACCAGGGCAGGAGGACACAGTCCTGAATGGCAACTTCATCATCCGCTACGATGTGAACCGGACCCTCTCCGGGGGCTCCATTCAG ATTGAAAATGGCTACTTTGTACACTACTTTGCCCCCGAGGGCCTACCCACAATACCCAAGAATGTGATCTTTGTCATTGACAAGAGCGGCTCCATGTTGGGCAGGAAGATCCAACAG ACCCGGGAAGCCTTAATCAAGATCCTGGATGACCTCAGCCCCAGAGACCAGTTCAACCTTATCAGCTTCAGCGGGGATGCAACCCAGTGGAAGCCATTGCTGGTGCCAGCCTCAGCCGAGGACGTGAACCAGGCCAGGAGATATGTGGCCGGCATCCAGGCCCAAGGCG GGACCAACATCAACGACGCAATGCTGATGGCCGTGCAGCTGCTGAGTGACGCCAACCGGCAGGAGCTGCTGCCCGCGGGCAGTGTCTCCCTCATCATCCTGCTCACCGATGGTGACCCCACTGTGG GAGAGACCAACCCTGCGAGGATCCAGAAGAACGTGCAGGAAGCCATAGCTGGCCAGTACAGCCTCTTCTGCCTGGGCTTTGGCTTCGATGTCAGCTATGCCTTCCTGGAGAAGATGGCACTGGACAACGGCGGCCTGGCTCGGCGCATCTATGAGGACTCGGACTCTGCCCTGCAGCTTGAG GATTTCTACCAGGAAGTGGCCAACCCactgctgacagcagtgacctTTGAGTACCCAAGCAATGCTGTGGAGGAGGTTTCGCAGGACAACTTCCGGCTGCTCTTCAAAGGCTCCGAGATCGTGGTCGCTGGGAAGCTCCAGGACCAGAGCCCTGATGTGCtctcagccaaagtcagagggCATCTG CACATGCAGAACATCACCTTCCAAACGGAAATTAGAGTGgcggagaaggaggaagagttcCAGAGCCCCAAGTACATCTTCCACAGCTTCATGGAGAGACTCTGGGCATACCTGACCATCCAGCAACTGCTAGAGAAAAT GATTTTGGCATCTGATGCTGAGAAGCAGGCCCTTCAGACCCGAGCTCTGAACTTGTCACTGCAGTACAGCTTTGTCACACCCCTCACGTCCATGGTGGTCACCAAACCCGAAGGCGAAGAACGATCTGAAGTTGCAGAGAAGCCCGTGGAAACCG AAAACAAACGCAAGTACTTCCACTTAG GTCTTCCTCTCTCCAGATTTCATACCATGGGAGACAGAAGGTCTAGATTAACAG CTGGACCTTCTGGGAAGGCGCCTGGTAACCCAGGGAGAATCGGACCACAAAGACCTGTTCATTCTCCATCTCATCATCTAACCTACCAGAGGGTTAGGGACTTGCTGCTACCAGACATGTTGTTAG CCCCCTCCACTCCTGATGAAGTGGATTTGAGAATCAAGGCCAGAGGTCCTGCAATACCTTCTGACACTATGACACATAGACACCAGGAGAGGAAACCCTCGGGGAGCTCTGCAGACACATCAC aaccAGCCAAGACAGGCTCACCCCCAG CCCCCATCCAGGCACCTCCTGTCATCCTGACACTGCCCGGACAGAGTGTGAATCCTCTCTGTGTGGACATCAAGCACTCTCAGGGGCCAATGAACCTGCTCTCAGACCCTGACCAAG GGGTTGAGGTGACTGGCCAGTATGAGACAGAAAAGGCCCAGTTCTCGTGGATCGAGGTGACCTTCAAGAACCCCCAGCTGCAGGTCCGCGCCTCCCCTGAGCACGTGGTAGTGACTCGAAATCGAAGAAACTCTGCCTATAAGTGGAAAGAGACACTGTTCTCGGTGACACCTGG CCTCAACATGACCATGGACAAGGCGGGGCTCCTGCTGCTCAGCAGCCCAGACAAAGTGACCATCGGCCTGCTCCCCTGGGACGGTCCTGGGGAGGGACTCCGGCTCCTTCTGCGGGACACCGACCGCTTCTCTAGCCACGTTGGCGGGACCCTTG GCCAGTTCTACCAGGGCGTGCTCTGGGGGCCCCCAGCAGCGGCAGATGACAGCAGGCGAACACTGAGCGTTCAGGGCCGTGACTACTCTGCCACCAG ATTGCTCAAACTGGATTACCAAGAGGGTTCCCCAGGAACAGAGATTTCCTGCTGGTCCGTGGAGCTGTAG